The following proteins are encoded in a genomic region of Fusarium oxysporum f. sp. lycopersici 4287 chromosome 1, whole genome shotgun sequence:
- a CDS encoding hypothetical protein (At least one base has a quality score < 10), translating into MPLRKFELITRYFRTFDHTNLDVSDERDLPKTFPAAEEWSKHIQRVSIELYLPGTNLTVDECMVPFTGRSKETTLVKGKPTPVGFKIWVIAQQGCFLQWLWHVKASPVVPATIKLKIPKPYGKKGKLQTEIPLSNTQSVVVHLLKRLSTPTHHVFTDNLFSSPRLFRLLRQLGYGATGTAHPNCGITAAMKQIKETGKLPDGKPLLYNKVLQVAWKDSSVVLFLITVHGEAPLNRTPKKRKLPAKRGTKAEAQRLKEVFNGDQSRIIPIPSIAAQYNDEMNHVDRGDQIRSYTSYQHRFRRGPWQALLWSFLLDVALVNSFILQKKTRQPHWKPYSTLRAWKECIYNAIFNKRLRDWILVQADLGCPVSHQQVREFASKIAVRNGFPEGVGKNWLQGFLSRNEDIKTLKGKKIDYERYHGASTELIKPFFMLLMMPAIRIVKQKNRYNVDEVGMMEGIGMNGLFLGHRHKKSVLIRQPGSRAWITILECISATGKVLRPTVIFKGKTVQQQHFPEGLDSLDDWEFACSEKGWTSNKLALI; encoded by the exons ATGCCGTTACGGAAGTTCGAGCTGATCACACGGTATTTCCGCACTTTTGATCACACCAATCTCGATGTGAGCGATGAGAGAGATCTTCCAAAGACCTTCCCagcggctgaagagtggtctaAGCATATACAAAGGGTGTCTATCGAGCTCTATCTTCCAGGGACTAATCTGActgtagatgagtgtatggtcCCTTTTACAGGCagatcaaaagagacaacGCTTGTCAAGGGAAAGCCCACACCGGTGGGCTTCAAAATCTGGGTTATTGCACAACAGGGCTGCTTTCTgcagtggctttggcatgTGAAGGCATCACCAGTTGTGCCTGCAACAATCAAGCTAAAGATACCGAAGCCGTACGGCAAGAAGGGGAAGCTACAAACTGAGATCCCTCTCAGCAATACACAGAGCGTCGTGGTTCACCTACTAAAAAGGCTGTCAACGCCTACACACCACGTCTTTACagataacctcttctcatcgcCGCGGCTCTTCCGCCTACTTCGGCAGCTTGGATACGGGGCCACAGGCACAGCCCACCCTAATTGTGGCATCACCGCCGCGATGAAGCAGATAAAAGAGACCGGGAAGCTTCCTGACGGcaagcctttattatataataag GTCCTTCAAGTCGCTTGGAAAGATAGCTCTGTGGTCCTCTTCCTTATAACTGTGCACGGCGAAGCCCCTCTCAACCGCACACCAAAAAAGAGGAAGTTGCCCGCCAAAAGAGGCACAAAGGCAGAGGCACAACGCCTAAAGGAGGTCTTCAACGGAGATCAGTCTAGGATAATCCCTATTCCTTCTATTGCCGCTCAGTATaatgatgaaatgaatcacGTGGATCGCGGTGATCAGATAAGATCCTATACCTCATATCAGCATCGTTTCCGGCGTGGTCCTTGGCAGGCGTTACTTTGGTCTTTCCTCCTTGACGTTGCACTtgtgaatagcttcattttgcagaagaagacccgGCAGCCTCATTGGAAGCCCTATAGCACGCTTCGAGCTTGGAAGGAGTGCATTTATAACGCTATTTTCAACAA GCGTCTTAGAGACTGGATTCTCGTCCAAGCTGATCTAGGATGCCCTGTATCGCACCAACAAGTCAGAGAGTTCGCCAGTAAGATTGCTGTCCGTAACGGCTTTCCAGAAGGCGTTGGAAAGAACTGGCTCCAGGGCTTTTTAAGTCGAAATGAAGATATTAAGACTTTAAAAGGCAAGAAAATTGACTATGAACGATATCACGGAGCTTCTACTGAACTGATAAAGCCGTTCTTTatgttgctgatgatgcCGGCGATACGAATAGtcaagcagaagaacagaTACAACGTCGACGAAGTTGGAATGATGGAAGGGATAGGAATGAACGGTCTATTCCTCGGCCACAGGCACAAGAAGTCAGTACTTATTCGTCAGCCTGGTTCTCGTGCCTGGATTACAATTCTCGAGTGTATCTCAGCAACCGGGAAAGTCCTGAGACCTACAGTTATCTTCAAGGGGAAAACggtccaacaacaacatttCCCTGAGGGTTTAGACTCCCTAGATGACTGGGAATTCGCCTGTAGTGAGAAGGGCTGGACAAGCAATAAACTGGCGTTGATTTAG